A single genomic interval of Mustela nigripes isolate SB6536 chromosome 7, MUSNIG.SB6536, whole genome shotgun sequence harbors:
- the SPMIP9 gene encoding testis-expressed sequence 37 protein gives MAGVVYPRQAPVDLDTYKSSYMVDYQPYGKHKYSRVTPQEQAKLDAQLREKEFYRAIPSSTPKLEDGYPAFRRPHMTAKDLGQPGFFPLQDQDRVATEEDECRFTSICHSVYPVSHALYLARGTPNRVRQSAGFPCLLEPELQPAPEEGKGYFLLPGCLCPYHHKVKFPILNRWGPLMPFYQ, from the exons ATGGCAGGTGTGGTGTACCCCAGACAG GCCCCTGTGGATTTAGACACATACAAGAGCTCCTACATGGTTGACTACCAACCCTACGGGAAGCACAAGTACTCCAGAGTCACACCACAAGAG CAAGCAAAGCTGGATGCCCAACTCCGGGAGAAAGAATTTTATAGGGCCATCCCCAGCTCTACACCCAAGCTAGAGGATGGATACCCCGCCTTCAGAAGACCCCACATGACCGCCAAAGACCTGGGACAGCCCGGCTTCTTCCCCCTGCAGGACCAGGACCGAGTGGCCACAGAGGAGGATGAGTGCAGGTTCACCAGTATCTGCCATTCTGTGTACCCCGTTTCCCACGCCCTGTACCTGGCCCGGGGTACCCCTAACCGGGTCCGCCAGAGTGCCGGCTTTCCGTGCCTCCTGGAGCCCGAGCTCCAGCCTGCACCTGAGGAGGGCAAGGGCTACTTTCTACTGCCTGGCTGCCTATGTCCCTATCACCATAAAGTCAAGTTCCCTATCTTGAACCGATGGGGGCCCTTGATGCCATTTTACCAGTAG